A stretch of Methanofastidiosum sp. DNA encodes these proteins:
- a CDS encoding ATP-binding protein, which yields MALKLGSTIQIPDDYNLIPKNIIVGQNGVGKTNLLKVFYKELNKAGYTVIVFDKLHNYKGLAPNFIDKNNLEKIAPHDLVKEILTYNESTVIDFLGIHGKRIRANIIDQFIQAYMDLKPKLANSQKYAFLIDEVQNFIPQTGAKSEELMEFYTESRNYKTIFIVGGTRFASVHKEIVENANNIFIMRTKFKNSIEVIKSLLKYELDKEGLRQTINKIQNLDVGEVILWSSQGA from the coding sequence ATGGCTTTGAAATTAGGCAGCACAATACAGATTCCAGACGACTACAATTTAATACCCAAAAACATTATAGTGGGGCAAAATGGGGTGGGAAAGACAAATCTACTGAAAGTTTTCTACAAGGAATTAAACAAGGCAGGATACACAGTCATAGTCTTTGACAAGCTACACAACTACAAAGGCCTAGCCCCCAACTTTATCGACAAAAACAATCTAGAGAAGATAGCCCCGCATGATCTGGTAAAAGAGATCCTGACATACAACGAAAGCACGGTAATAGATTTTCTCGGAATTCATGGCAAGAGAATTAGGGCCAACATCATTGATCAATTTATTCAAGCATACATGGACTTAAAACCAAAGCTAGCCAACTCACAAAAATACGCTTTTTTAATAGACGAAGTTCAAAATTTTATCCCACAAACTGGGGCAAAATCAGAAGAGCTTATGGAATTCTACACGGAAAGCAGGAACTATAAGACCATTTTCATCGTTGGCGGAACCAGATTTGCTTCAGTCCACAAGGAGATCGTTGAAAACGCTAACAACATTTTCATCATGAGAACGAAGTTCAAAAATTCAATAGAAGTCATCAAATCTCTTTTAAAATATGAATTGGATAAGGAAGGGCTTAGACAAACTATAAACAAGATCCAGAATTTGGATGTCGGAGAAGTAATTTTATGGAGTTCACAGGGGGCTTAA